The proteins below are encoded in one region of Juglans microcarpa x Juglans regia isolate MS1-56 chromosome 4D, Jm3101_v1.0, whole genome shotgun sequence:
- the LOC121259338 gene encoding protein SKIP34, producing the protein MCYGQQRPFSRDSLTQSPPAGPPNPDNVVAVDTLRGRLAETEARLARARAREAELSRRLEEMKRFVSVMEILETYLKRRFREQQQHVARLFAPPPHK; encoded by the coding sequence ATGTGTTACGGTCAGCAGCGACCCTTCTCCAGGGACAGCCTAACCCAGTCGCCACCCGCCGGGCCGCCAAACCCCGACAACGTCGTGGCGGTGGACACACTGCGGGGCCGGCTGGCCGAGACCGAGGCTCGGCTCGCCCGCGCCAGGGCTCGCGAAGCCGAGCTCAGCCGCCGCCTCGAGGAGATGAAGCGCTTTGTCTCCGTCATGGAGATCCTCGAGACCTACCTCAAACGACGCTTCCGCGAGCAACAACAACACGTCGCCCGCCTCTTCGCCCCTCCGCCCCATAAATAG